Proteins co-encoded in one uncultured Draconibacterium sp. genomic window:
- a CDS encoding aminodeoxychorismate/anthranilate synthase component II: MKILVIDNYDSFTYNLVHAIKKISGEQVDVFRNDQIALEQIDKYDKIVLSPGPGIPEEAGLLLDIIKAYAPTKSMLGVCLGHQAIGEAFGGKLHNMNRVLHGIATPVKQTGIKSQLFRGLPESFDVGRYHSWIVQDEQLPECFEVTSYDDDGLVMSMQHKEYNVQSVQFHPESVLTPLGEKMIENWLYPNK; this comes from the coding sequence ATGAAAATATTAGTTATCGATAATTACGACTCATTTACCTACAACCTGGTACATGCCATAAAGAAGATTTCCGGAGAGCAGGTTGATGTATTTCGCAACGACCAGATTGCATTGGAACAGATAGACAAATACGATAAAATCGTTCTTTCCCCGGGCCCGGGAATTCCTGAAGAAGCAGGGCTTTTACTCGATATTATAAAAGCCTATGCACCAACTAAAAGCATGCTGGGTGTTTGCCTGGGTCACCAGGCCATTGGCGAGGCATTTGGAGGAAAACTGCACAACATGAACCGCGTTTTGCACGGCATTGCCACACCGGTAAAACAAACCGGAATAAAATCGCAACTATTTAGAGGATTGCCCGAATCATTCGATGTGGGCCGCTACCACTCGTGGATTGTGCAGGATGAACAACTGCCCGAATGTTTTGAAGTTACCAGCTACGATGACGATGGTTTGGTAATGTCGATGCAACACAAAGAATACAATGTGCAAAGTGTGCAGTTCCATCCGGAGTCGGTACTCACTCCGCTAGGCGAAAAAATGATCGAAAACTGGTTGTATCCCAACAAATAG
- a CDS encoding chorismate-binding protein, with product MEKLNFKPVVRKILADTVTPVSIYLRLRTLYPKSILLESSDYHGVENAYSFIAFNPIANFKVTNGEVSINLPGREQENFSLSPEKKLHDELDKFFKTFNVDSEEIELPANGLFGYLNFDAIQHFESIRFSSPKTEEYQTPEVHYSFYKYVVAIDHHKNQIHIVENLLEDEESQMDYVHHLLVNLNFSTASFDVRGEEKSNITDEEYMQMVTKGKEHCYRGDVFQIVLSRQFSQEFVGDDFNVYRALRSINPSPYLFYFDYGTYSIFGSSPEAEIRIKDNKAYIHPIAGTFKRTGNDDQDRELAEKLSKDPKENAEHVMLVDLARNDLSRNADNVIVETYREVQFFSHVIHLVSQVSGEITDDTNLIKVLGETFPAGTLSGAPKYKAMELIDKYENQNRGYYGGCIGYLGFDNSVNHAIMIRSFLSKDKKLFYQAGAGIVADSQEESELQEVNNKLAALKKAIEMAKGIN from the coding sequence ATGGAAAAACTCAATTTTAAACCTGTCGTACGTAAAATACTTGCCGATACCGTAACTCCGGTTAGCATTTATTTACGACTTCGCACGCTTTATCCCAAGTCGATATTGCTGGAAAGCTCCGATTACCACGGAGTGGAAAATGCTTACTCATTTATTGCTTTTAACCCAATTGCCAATTTTAAAGTAACAAACGGCGAGGTTAGCATCAATTTGCCAGGCAGAGAGCAAGAAAATTTTAGTCTTTCACCCGAAAAAAAGCTACATGATGAATTGGACAAGTTCTTCAAAACATTTAATGTTGATTCGGAAGAAATTGAACTGCCCGCCAACGGTTTATTTGGTTACCTGAATTTCGATGCCATTCAGCATTTTGAAAGCATTCGTTTTTCATCGCCAAAAACTGAAGAATACCAAACACCAGAAGTACACTACAGTTTTTACAAATATGTAGTTGCCATCGATCATCACAAAAACCAGATCCACATTGTAGAAAACCTGTTGGAAGACGAAGAATCGCAAATGGATTACGTTCATCATTTGTTGGTGAATCTCAACTTTTCAACCGCAAGTTTTGATGTGCGTGGCGAAGAAAAATCGAACATCACCGACGAAGAATACATGCAAATGGTTACCAAAGGGAAAGAGCACTGCTACCGTGGTGACGTTTTCCAGATTGTTTTAAGTCGCCAGTTCTCACAGGAATTTGTTGGTGACGATTTTAATGTTTACCGTGCACTTCGTTCGATAAATCCATCGCCCTACCTGTTCTATTTCGATTACGGCACTTACAGTATTTTTGGTTCAAGCCCGGAAGCTGAAATCAGAATTAAAGACAATAAAGCATACATTCATCCCATTGCCGGAACTTTTAAACGAACCGGTAACGACGATCAGGATCGAGAGTTGGCTGAAAAGCTGAGCAAAGATCCAAAAGAAAATGCCGAGCACGTGATGTTGGTGGATCTTGCCCGTAACGATTTAAGCAGAAATGCCGACAATGTAATTGTTGAAACCTATCGCGAAGTGCAATTCTTTTCGCATGTAATTCACTTGGTTTCGCAGGTTTCGGGCGAAATAACTGACGATACCAACCTCATTAAAGTACTGGGAGAAACATTCCCGGCCGGAACACTTTCGGGAGCTCCCAAGTATAAAGCCATGGAACTGATAGATAAATACGAGAACCAGAACCGTGGGTACTATGGCGGATGTATTGGTTACCTGGGTTTTGATAATTCGGTGAACCATGCGATTATGATTCGTTCGTTTTTGAGTAAAGACAAAAAACTGTTTTACCAGGCAGGTGCCGGAATTGTGGCCGACTCGCAAGAAGAAAGTGAATTACAGGAGGTGAATAACAAACTGGCGGCATTGAAAAAGGCCATCGAAATGGCTAAAGGAATCAACTAA